In Candidatus Cohnella colombiensis, one DNA window encodes the following:
- a CDS encoding AraC family transcriptional regulator — protein sequence MLPFLLAENVNLEQYLPLYVRIIGNHAQRHLSRPHGYPAHQLFLTRGGRGVFIIDGEQEIVLSAGELLLLPADTPHEYYSIDPDKEWNLGFIGFNGSAANPMLQQMNELLMRAIPVASFDQLWEHLESLWHLLHSSEEHAYWESSKRLYGILIGVLETQYANRRSIRNTFTSGHMNTSFQTAINLIHDHYNERLLLSNVARTAGYSVQHFHRLFVANFGMTPQQYIQQLRMRIAVQLLQEHPGIAIEKVAERVGMDTSYFIRIFKRTYGTTPKQYLRRD from the coding sequence ATGTTGCCGTTCTTGCTTGCGGAAAATGTAAATCTCGAACAATATTTACCTCTCTATGTCCGAATCATCGGTAACCATGCTCAACGTCACCTTTCTCGGCCTCACGGTTATCCCGCACACCAGCTTTTTTTGACGCGGGGCGGTCGAGGTGTTTTCATAATTGATGGAGAACAAGAGATCGTATTGTCAGCGGGAGAATTACTATTGCTTCCCGCCGATACTCCACACGAATATTATTCGATTGATCCCGATAAAGAATGGAATCTGGGGTTTATTGGCTTTAACGGCTCCGCGGCAAATCCGATGCTTCAGCAGATGAACGAATTGCTCATGCGCGCAATACCTGTGGCTTCCTTTGATCAACTATGGGAACATCTCGAATCGCTTTGGCATCTGCTCCATTCCAGCGAAGAGCATGCCTATTGGGAATCGTCTAAGCGCCTCTATGGGATACTGATTGGGGTACTGGAAACTCAATATGCGAATCGTAGATCGATAAGAAACACCTTCACATCTGGCCACATGAACACTTCATTCCAAACCGCGATCAATCTCATCCACGATCATTATAATGAGAGATTATTGCTGTCTAACGTTGCCCGAACAGCGGGTTATTCCGTTCAGCATTTTCACCGACTCTTCGTCGCTAACTTTGGTATGACGCCACAACAATATATCCAACAGCTTCGTATGCGCATCGCTGTTCAATTGCTTCAGGAACATCCGGGCATCGCCATAGAAAAAGTAGCTGAGAGAGTCGGCATGGATACGAGTTATTTTATTCGGATATTTAAGCGTACATATGGGACCACGCCTAAGCAGTATCTTAGAAGGGATTAG
- a CDS encoding beta-galactosidase, translating to MTRQHAPISPKLPGLMHGADYNPDQWLHDPAVLEEDVRLMKLAGCNVMAVGIFSWASLEPNEGQFTFEWMDQLLDRLHANGIFAWLATPSGARPAWMSQKYPEVLRVESNRVRNLHGMRHNHCYTSPVYREKTSLINRKLAERYGNHPAVVGWHISNEFGGDCHCDYCQVAFRDWLKAKYGSLDALNRAWWTAFWAHTYTSWDQIESPAPHGETMVHGLNLDWRRFVTSQTIDFCRHEIDSVRSVNPSLPATANMHMIEGLDYRKFSEVLDVISWDSYPTWHDYKDDSQLAASVAFYHDLFRSLKQKPFMLMESTPSLTNWQPVSKLKRPGMHQLSSLQAVAHGSDSVQYFQWRKSRGSSEKFHGAVIDHAGHENTRVFQDVAHLGQTLNHISEIVGTATPAETAILFDWDNRWALKDSQGPRNMGIKYEETVYAHHRALWKQGIATDIIGSEDSFDGYRLIVAPMLYLCREETGSKLQQFVEQGGTLVSTYWSGIVNESDLCHLGGFPGPLRKTLGIWAEEIEGLYDDDRNGLKMLNDNVLGLSGTYEAHEICELIHTEGAEVLGVYTDDFYVGRPALTLNRLGHGRAYYIATRLKEDFLSDFYATVTAEAGVNRALQTKLPQGVSATVRTNGTTDYVFLMNFSGEPQQVELDERNYTDMETGDSVSSTIGLPVNGVRLLKRQSTYSES from the coding sequence ATGACACGACAACATGCCCCTATTAGTCCTAAGCTTCCTGGTTTAATGCATGGAGCTGATTATAATCCAGATCAATGGCTCCACGATCCAGCTGTTCTGGAGGAAGATGTTCGCCTCATGAAGCTGGCTGGCTGCAATGTCATGGCAGTCGGTATCTTCTCCTGGGCATCGCTTGAGCCCAATGAGGGCCAATTTACGTTCGAGTGGATGGATCAACTGTTGGATCGTCTACATGCGAACGGCATATTCGCTTGGCTCGCTACGCCGAGTGGTGCGCGTCCGGCTTGGATGTCGCAGAAGTATCCTGAAGTGCTTCGCGTTGAAAGCAATCGGGTTCGTAACCTTCATGGCATGCGTCATAATCACTGCTACACTTCGCCGGTATACCGTGAGAAGACAAGTCTAATTAACCGAAAATTGGCGGAGCGATACGGTAACCATCCGGCTGTTGTCGGATGGCATATTTCGAATGAATTCGGCGGAGATTGCCACTGCGACTATTGCCAAGTGGCGTTTCGCGATTGGCTGAAAGCAAAATATGGATCGCTGGACGCTTTGAACAGAGCATGGTGGACGGCCTTCTGGGCACATACATATACGAGCTGGGACCAAATTGAATCGCCAGCGCCCCACGGAGAAACGATGGTTCATGGTCTTAACTTGGATTGGCGTCGTTTCGTTACTTCGCAAACGATCGATTTCTGCCGTCATGAAATTGATTCGGTCCGTAGTGTGAACCCTTCGTTGCCGGCAACGGCGAACATGCATATGATCGAAGGTCTTGATTACCGTAAATTTTCCGAAGTTCTTGATGTCATCTCGTGGGACTCCTACCCAACTTGGCATGATTATAAGGATGACAGTCAATTAGCAGCATCGGTTGCGTTCTATCATGATCTGTTTCGTTCTTTGAAGCAGAAGCCATTTATGCTCATGGAGAGTACGCCGAGTTTGACGAACTGGCAGCCGGTCAGCAAGCTGAAGCGTCCAGGTATGCATCAGTTATCTTCACTGCAAGCAGTGGCGCATGGTTCGGATTCCGTGCAATATTTTCAATGGCGCAAAAGCCGTGGCTCGAGCGAGAAGTTTCACGGTGCAGTTATCGACCATGCCGGTCACGAGAACACGCGTGTATTCCAAGACGTTGCACACCTAGGTCAGACTCTGAATCATATTTCGGAGATCGTTGGTACGGCAACGCCAGCTGAGACGGCTATCTTGTTTGATTGGGATAATCGCTGGGCATTGAAGGATTCGCAGGGACCGAGAAACATGGGGATCAAATATGAAGAAACTGTCTATGCGCATCATCGTGCCTTGTGGAAGCAGGGCATTGCTACAGATATTATTGGCTCCGAGGATTCATTCGACGGATATCGGTTAATTGTTGCACCCATGCTGTATCTATGTCGCGAGGAGACGGGAAGCAAGCTTCAGCAATTCGTTGAACAGGGAGGTACATTAGTATCGACCTATTGGTCAGGAATTGTGAATGAAAGCGATCTTTGCCACCTTGGCGGTTTTCCGGGTCCGCTTAGAAAAACGCTTGGTATTTGGGCGGAGGAAATCGAAGGCTTGTACGATGATGATCGCAATGGGTTGAAAATGTTGAACGACAACGTGCTCGGTCTTAGCGGCACGTATGAAGCGCATGAAATATGCGAATTGATTCATACGGAAGGTGCTGAGGTTCTTGGTGTATATACGGATGACTTCTACGTTGGTCGTCCAGCGCTGACATTGAACCGGTTAGGGCATGGGCGCGCTTACTATATCGCAACGCGTCTAAAGGAAGATTTTCTATCCGATTTCTACGCGACCGTTACTGCGGAGGCAGGTGTGAATCGTGCTCTGCAGACTAAGCTACCACAAGGCGTGTCTGCAACGGTTCGTACAAATGGAACCACCGACTATGTTTTTCTAATGAACTTTAGTGGCGAGCCGCAGCAAGTCGAGCTTGATGAACGAAATTACACGGATATGGAAACGGGCGATTCCGTATCTTCGACAATAGGATTGCCAGTCAACGGAGTGAGGCTGTTGAAACGTCAATCAACTTACTCTGAGAGCTAG
- a CDS encoding winged helix-turn-helix domain-containing protein, translating to MQQCYMIKSYDQLKAISDPFRVKILNMLIEGAYTGQQIAQQLEIPRAKIHYHLNELEKNELIEVVRNEVKNGIIQKFYRSIAYSFIPDADLLPFTTEVGDYYRSTMLEVLNRARLRVISAPDEAFEITNPDRNTWPRIALRAEVKLSEQVFVEWLGRFRSLVDELAQKESTEGKWFYLSTIGLQIDQPLFENVTDCDYEITNPEAEFNKPDNP from the coding sequence ATGCAACAGTGCTACATGATTAAAAGTTACGACCAACTCAAAGCGATCAGCGATCCTTTTCGGGTGAAAATTCTCAATATGCTCATCGAAGGCGCGTATACCGGCCAGCAGATTGCTCAGCAACTTGAGATTCCAAGAGCCAAAATTCATTACCACCTCAACGAGTTGGAAAAGAACGAATTGATTGAAGTCGTGCGGAATGAAGTAAAGAACGGAATTATCCAAAAATTTTATCGTTCCATCGCCTACAGCTTCATTCCGGATGCCGATCTGCTTCCGTTCACGACTGAAGTGGGGGACTACTACCGTTCCACGATGCTTGAGGTATTGAACCGTGCTAGGCTCCGCGTTATTTCGGCACCGGATGAAGCTTTTGAGATCACGAACCCAGACCGCAACACTTGGCCTCGAATCGCCCTGAGAGCGGAAGTAAAACTAAGTGAACAGGTATTCGTCGAATGGCTGGGAAGGTTTCGTTCCCTTGTAGATGAACTCGCGCAGAAGGAAAGCACTGAAGGCAAATGGTTCTATCTATCGACGATAGGATTGCAAATAGACCAACCGCTATTCGAGAATGTCACAGATTGTGACTATGAAATCACAAATCCCGAAGCTGAATTTAATAAACCTGATAATCCTTAA
- a CDS encoding ATP-binding cassette domain-containing protein: protein MNEYLLEAKNVKKYFPIKTGLFNRVVGHVKAVDDVSFGIRAGETFGLVGESGCGKSTLARVLLKLKRATDGDIHFDGRNIDHVGSSDLRKLRQEMQIIFQDPYGSLNPRFLIKDVIAEPLRTHRKMSAKEVDDRVVELMELVGLDISRRNRYPHEFSGGQRQRVGIARAIALNPKFIVADEAVSALDVSVQSQVLNLLQRLQKDLGLTYLFIAHGLNVVRHISDRIGVMYLGKMVEVARTEDLFAHPKHPYTKVLLSAIPTPSTLRKTERIILEGDVPSPANPPSGCRFHTRCPYVQEKCRIEEPLLEPSGDDGQVACHFPL from the coding sequence ATGAATGAGTACTTATTGGAAGCGAAGAACGTCAAAAAGTATTTCCCGATCAAAACCGGATTGTTCAACCGAGTGGTCGGCCATGTGAAAGCTGTGGATGACGTGTCCTTCGGGATCCGAGCGGGGGAAACCTTCGGACTAGTCGGCGAATCCGGATGCGGCAAATCCACGTTGGCTCGTGTCCTGCTGAAGCTAAAGAGAGCGACGGATGGGGACATTCATTTCGACGGACGGAACATTGATCATGTCGGTTCCTCTGATTTGCGCAAGCTTCGCCAGGAGATGCAGATTATTTTCCAGGATCCATACGGATCTTTGAACCCGCGTTTCCTCATTAAAGACGTGATCGCTGAACCGTTGCGGACGCATCGAAAAATGTCGGCCAAAGAAGTGGACGATCGGGTCGTGGAGCTGATGGAGCTCGTCGGGCTGGACATTTCACGCCGTAACCGCTACCCTCACGAGTTCTCTGGTGGACAACGCCAGCGGGTCGGCATCGCCAGGGCGATCGCCCTCAACCCGAAATTTATCGTAGCGGACGAAGCGGTATCGGCTTTGGATGTTTCTGTGCAGTCTCAGGTATTAAACCTGCTACAGAGGCTTCAGAAGGATCTTGGGCTGACGTACCTGTTCATTGCGCACGGCTTGAATGTCGTGAGGCATATCTCGGACCGCATCGGCGTCATGTATTTGGGGAAAATGGTGGAAGTCGCACGGACGGAGGACCTGTTTGCCCATCCTAAGCATCCCTACACAAAGGTGCTGCTTTCGGCCATTCCTACGCCTTCGACACTTCGCAAGACGGAAAGGATCATTCTGGAAGGCGACGTGCCGTCGCCGGCCAATCCGCCGTCAGGGTGCCGTTTCCATACTCGTTGCCCTTATGTTCAGGAGAAATGCAGGATTGAAGAGCCGCTTCTTGAGCCTTCAGGCGACGATGGGCAAGTGGCTTGCCATTTTCCTTTATAG
- a CDS encoding ABC transporter ATP-binding protein produces MAEKILEIRNLTTGFLTDAGMVKATDRISLDIEKGKTLCVVGESGSGKSVTALSVMRLIDYAGGLITEGEVLFDGQDLVQKKQNDMLKIRGDRITMIFQDPMTALNPVFTVGEQIAETLRTHRGLSEKEARLQSLEMLRKVRIPDPQIRANQYPYEMSGGMCQRVVIAMALACNPELLIADEPTTALDVTVQAQILELLLQLKKEFQMSMLLITHDMGIAAEVADRIAVMYAGVVVEEGTVAEIFERPRHPYTIGLLQSIPGLEGERGGELYTISGSIPPLSNIPSGCRFHPRCPHVMDVCRSNEPTLRQSPTGHKAACWLDDTEADDQRPEVKLP; encoded by the coding sequence ATGGCGGAAAAAATACTCGAAATACGGAACCTGACCACCGGCTTCTTAACGGATGCAGGGATGGTCAAAGCTACGGACCGTATTTCGCTCGACATTGAGAAGGGGAAAACGTTATGCGTTGTCGGCGAGTCCGGCAGCGGCAAAAGTGTCACGGCCTTGTCCGTCATGCGGCTAATCGATTATGCGGGCGGGTTGATTACAGAAGGTGAAGTATTGTTTGACGGGCAGGATCTGGTTCAGAAAAAACAAAACGACATGTTGAAAATTAGAGGCGATCGGATCACGATGATTTTCCAGGATCCGATGACTGCTTTGAATCCTGTATTCACCGTTGGCGAGCAAATCGCAGAAACGCTTCGGACTCATAGAGGGTTAAGTGAGAAAGAGGCAAGACTGCAAAGTTTGGAAATGCTGCGGAAGGTCCGAATCCCGGATCCGCAAATTCGGGCAAATCAGTACCCGTACGAGATGTCCGGGGGCATGTGCCAACGTGTCGTCATTGCCATGGCACTGGCCTGCAATCCAGAGCTGCTAATCGCGGACGAGCCGACCACGGCTCTTGACGTTACCGTACAGGCGCAAATTCTGGAGCTTCTCCTCCAGCTTAAGAAGGAGTTCCAGATGTCCATGCTGCTCATCACCCACGACATGGGGATTGCAGCGGAGGTCGCTGACCGCATCGCGGTGATGTATGCTGGCGTGGTCGTAGAAGAAGGCACAGTGGCAGAAATTTTCGAGAGACCGCGTCATCCTTATACGATTGGGCTGCTGCAGTCGATCCCAGGACTGGAAGGGGAGCGCGGTGGGGAATTGTATACGATCAGCGGATCGATTCCGCCACTTAGCAACATTCCTTCAGGATGCCGATTTCATCCTCGCTGTCCTCATGTGATGGACGTATGTCGGTCGAACGAGCCTACACTCCGTCAATCACCGACAGGTCATAAGGCTGCTTGCTGGTTGGACGATACGGAAGCGGACGATCAAAGGCCGGAGGTGAAATTGCCTTGA
- a CDS encoding ABC transporter permease: protein MSDTNVQKHVPEENLSVTHGVPTDPNNDAVEARPPGPWRTGAKKFMHNPFAVAGLVILLIFILGALFAKWIAPYDPIKQNLLFADLPAGSPGHLLGTDELGRDVFSRLLYSSRISLTIGFSVAFVSVFVGTLIGAISGYFGGWVDTIAMRFVDVMYSIPSLFLNILILSIFGAKASYLIWVLAFTSWMGVARLVRGNYLQLREMQYVEAAKAIGVSDWRIIFGHLLRNSSAPIIVTATLMVGGAILSESALSYLGLGIQTPNTSWGLMLSNAQEFMLTDPKQALYPGLCILIVVLAVNFIGDGIRDALDPRKTTIPRRRLDQWRKKYSKYGT, encoded by the coding sequence ATGAGCGACACGAATGTTCAAAAGCATGTTCCCGAGGAGAACCTCAGTGTTACTCATGGAGTTCCGACGGACCCCAACAACGATGCTGTTGAGGCGCGCCCTCCAGGACCATGGAGGACGGGAGCGAAGAAATTCATGCACAATCCATTCGCGGTTGCAGGCCTCGTCATTTTATTGATTTTTATTTTGGGTGCGCTATTCGCAAAATGGATAGCTCCCTACGATCCGATCAAGCAGAATTTGCTGTTCGCTGACCTACCGGCTGGCTCTCCTGGTCATCTACTTGGAACGGACGAATTGGGTCGGGATGTTTTCTCCAGACTGCTATACAGCAGCCGAATTTCTCTCACCATCGGTTTCTCTGTCGCCTTTGTATCTGTCTTTGTCGGCACATTAATTGGCGCGATTTCCGGTTACTTCGGCGGATGGGTGGATACGATCGCTATGCGCTTTGTCGACGTTATGTACTCCATTCCGTCTTTGTTTCTTAACATTTTGATTTTGTCTATCTTTGGTGCCAAAGCCTCCTATCTAATCTGGGTACTGGCTTTTACTAGCTGGATGGGTGTGGCGCGGCTCGTCCGCGGGAACTACTTGCAACTTCGAGAGATGCAATATGTGGAGGCTGCAAAGGCGATCGGAGTATCCGATTGGCGCATTATTTTCGGACATCTGCTCCGCAACTCATCCGCCCCAATCATCGTAACCGCCACCTTGATGGTGGGGGGCGCGATCCTAAGTGAGTCTGCCCTTTCTTATCTGGGTTTAGGTATTCAAACTCCGAATACAAGCTGGGGCCTGATGCTGAGTAACGCACAGGAATTCATGTTAACCGATCCTAAGCAGGCTCTTTACCCAGGCTTATGCATTCTGATCGTCGTGCTCGCCGTTAACTTCATCGGCGATGGCATCCGCGATGCTCTCGACCCTAGAAAAACGACGATTCCCCGAAGGAGGCTGGACCAATGGCGGAAAAAATACTCGAAATACGGAACCTGA
- a CDS encoding ABC transporter permease, whose amino-acid sequence MTEYLIRRLLQSVLVLFLISILTFTMIHLAPGGPTKIFLAPGLSPEAANIQAHNLGLDRPIPVQYLSWMRGLLQGDLGYTFKNHIPVGDILWPTVGNTMILMAAAWLLSLIIAIPWGIYNSTREYGLSDQTSSFISYLGFAMPTFWFGIILQQYFSLKYNWLPLSDMYDMDKQGNFGNLLYHLVLPVTVLSLGFLAAYVKYARSSMLEVLNQDYIRTARAKGLTERKVVFRHALRNALIPIITILGLDLPILVGGATLTERVFNWPGMGRLFVDMAVAREYSVLMSITLVVSVVVVIGNLLADILYAVVDPRVQYGKGGGSAS is encoded by the coding sequence ATGACCGAATATTTGATTCGCCGATTACTGCAATCTGTGCTTGTTCTTTTTTTGATTTCCATCCTGACCTTCACCATGATTCATCTGGCACCAGGAGGACCTACTAAAATATTCCTTGCTCCGGGATTGTCACCGGAAGCTGCGAATATTCAAGCGCACAACTTGGGACTCGATCGACCGATTCCTGTACAGTATCTAAGCTGGATGCGAGGCTTATTGCAAGGGGATCTGGGGTATACGTTCAAAAATCATATCCCTGTTGGCGACATCCTGTGGCCTACCGTTGGCAATACGATGATACTGATGGCTGCGGCTTGGCTACTTTCACTAATCATTGCGATTCCTTGGGGGATTTATAACAGTACTAGAGAGTACGGATTGTCCGATCAGACGTCTTCGTTTATTTCCTATTTGGGTTTTGCCATGCCCACGTTCTGGTTCGGAATCATTTTGCAGCAATACTTCTCGCTTAAGTACAATTGGCTGCCGCTATCCGATATGTACGATATGGACAAGCAAGGGAATTTCGGAAATTTGCTTTACCATCTTGTTCTTCCGGTGACGGTGCTGTCACTTGGCTTCTTGGCCGCTTACGTGAAATACGCACGGTCTAGCATGCTGGAGGTTCTGAACCAAGATTATATCCGCACAGCGCGCGCCAAAGGATTGACGGAACGTAAAGTGGTTTTCCGCCATGCATTGCGAAACGCACTGATTCCGATCATCACCATCCTAGGTCTAGACCTACCGATTCTGGTAGGCGGTGCCACCTTGACGGAGAGGGTCTTCAATTGGCCAGGCATGGGTCGTTTATTTGTGGATATGGCGGTTGCGCGTGAGTACTCGGTACTGATGTCCATCACATTAGTTGTTTCCGTCGTTGTCGTTATCGGTAATTTATTGGCGGATATTTTATACGCTGTTGTGGATCCGCGGGTTCAGTATGGAAAGGGAGGGGGGTCTGCATCATGA
- a CDS encoding ABC transporter substrate-binding protein, translating into MWISSITVFALIAILIVGCTGNKSKDSSAKEGGTLIVGTFSDIVSVNPIFINDTASGDIEQLVFAKLYDLDRESNLAVESWSIAAELPKVSADNLTYSIKLKKTAKWSDGNPITADDVKFTFDTIRNEDTGAPGISQYDKIESITVKDDYSLDIKLKQIYAPFQFALYSSIIPAHVLKDIPVTSLQESKFGVDPAGTVTSGPWSFSEWKQGQYITLNRNTNYWGKEKPHIDTIIYKIYADQNTEVQALIKGDIQMSEAIPLTQIAAIKGKNNLEVILEPGPQYEYIQFNFKDENFPDNYSPFKGQKTRQAIASAVNRQGMVDNVLKGSGGLMNSPFLPGSWADPGKEAVNYAYDAEKAKALLAEDGWVPGKDGILVKDGHRFSFELQYNAGNSRREQVSAIIQENLKDVGIEVTPKGIDFATWIDQNITPGKFPAILLAWSLNNPDPDGESIFSSKYFPPTGQNGGWYVNESVDELWVKGQQVVDQKERTKIYHQIGKELSIDLPYVFLYQYGLPQAYDSTKLKWNEVDRPESSMGYGYLFHAIKWWLE; encoded by the coding sequence ATGTGGATCTCTAGTATTACTGTTTTTGCACTTATTGCAATACTTATTGTAGGATGTACCGGCAATAAATCGAAGGATTCATCTGCGAAGGAAGGCGGAACGTTAATCGTCGGAACATTTTCCGACATCGTATCTGTCAATCCGATCTTCATTAATGACACGGCTTCCGGAGATATCGAACAGCTTGTATTCGCCAAGCTATACGATCTGGACCGCGAATCCAATCTCGCGGTAGAGTCGTGGTCTATCGCAGCGGAACTGCCTAAAGTTAGCGCTGACAATCTGACGTACTCGATCAAGTTGAAAAAAACGGCCAAATGGAGCGATGGTAACCCGATCACAGCGGATGACGTGAAATTTACTTTTGACACGATCCGTAATGAAGATACAGGGGCACCGGGAATCAGTCAGTACGACAAGATCGAGTCAATTACCGTGAAAGATGATTACTCCCTCGATATCAAGCTCAAACAAATATATGCACCATTCCAATTCGCACTGTATTCCTCTATTATACCGGCGCATGTTCTGAAAGACATTCCCGTCACAAGTCTGCAGGAAAGCAAGTTCGGTGTGGATCCTGCGGGAACCGTCACGAGCGGCCCTTGGTCGTTCTCAGAATGGAAGCAAGGACAATATATCACGCTCAACAGGAATACGAATTACTGGGGCAAAGAGAAGCCGCACATCGACACAATCATCTACAAAATCTACGCAGACCAAAATACGGAAGTTCAAGCGTTGATTAAGGGTGACATCCAGATGTCGGAAGCCATACCTCTTACGCAAATCGCTGCGATAAAGGGCAAGAATAACCTGGAGGTCATCCTGGAACCAGGACCACAATACGAGTACATCCAATTCAACTTCAAGGATGAGAATTTCCCTGATAATTATTCACCATTCAAAGGTCAGAAAACACGTCAGGCAATCGCAAGTGCCGTCAATCGCCAAGGCATGGTGGACAATGTGCTCAAAGGTTCAGGCGGTCTAATGAACTCACCGTTCCTACCGGGCAGCTGGGCAGATCCAGGCAAAGAAGCAGTCAATTACGCTTATGATGCCGAGAAGGCCAAAGCATTGCTAGCAGAAGACGGCTGGGTACCAGGTAAAGATGGAATCCTGGTAAAAGACGGACATCGTTTCTCCTTTGAGCTTCAATACAACGCAGGTAATAGCCGTCGTGAGCAAGTGTCGGCAATCATTCAAGAAAATTTGAAAGATGTTGGCATCGAAGTAACTCCTAAAGGCATCGATTTCGCTACATGGATCGACCAGAACATCACTCCGGGTAAATTCCCGGCGATTCTACTTGCATGGTCACTCAATAACCCTGATCCGGATGGTGAGAGCATCTTCTCCTCGAAGTACTTCCCGCCAACGGGCCAAAACGGTGGCTGGTACGTCAACGAAAGCGTCGACGAGCTCTGGGTGAAAGGTCAGCAAGTGGTCGATCAAAAAGAGCGTACGAAAATCTATCATCAAATCGGTAAAGAACTATCTATTGATTTGCCATACGTGTTCTTGTATCAATACGGTCTTCCACAAGCTTATGACTCCACTAAGCTGAAATGGAATGAAGTCGATCGTCCGGAATCTTCTATGGGCTACGGTTACCTATTCCATGCGATCAAATGGTGGCTAGAGTAA
- a CDS encoding acyltransferase — protein sequence MKSINHTLLGFRGLLAFSVVIYHIFESAGIEGYIQRFSEDSVLYLINYAGVISVDLFFVISGYLIMQSLSTKRTLRQFAINRLLRIYPVFLTIHLIIFVVGPLIGYKWMDGISVGAYVTHFVSNSLLLPGMLELPIAQIVAWSLSYEMFFYIIAGLIWFTYRSSKIRTYGKYSLYTLMFFSSVVIVYFHRDALFFVVGVAAYYSQTKWKRSGERHKALYLDGMIYLVAIYAAFHVMKAPLAVALGLSFLLFRTIIMEYGLLSLILRTKLMNYLGKISFSLYMWHTMVMFPLKKLMPKLSSLMDSSSTSFVLYMLMSLVLSLIVSHLSYNYIETRFTRKKVESSANSSITPYF from the coding sequence GTGAAGAGTATAAATCATACGCTGTTAGGGTTTAGAGGACTGCTAGCATTTTCTGTCGTGATCTATCATATATTTGAGTCAGCGGGGATAGAAGGCTATATTCAGCGGTTTTCGGAGGATAGCGTACTCTATCTAATCAACTACGCGGGTGTGATTTCGGTAGATTTATTCTTTGTCATTAGTGGTTATCTCATTATGCAAAGTCTATCGACTAAACGAACACTACGACAATTTGCGATCAATCGCCTTCTTCGGATTTATCCTGTGTTTTTGACAATTCATTTGATCATCTTTGTGGTTGGTCCACTGATTGGATACAAATGGATGGATGGGATTAGTGTGGGGGCATATGTCACTCATTTTGTCTCCAATTCACTTCTCCTTCCGGGGATGTTGGAGTTGCCTATTGCTCAAATCGTCGCTTGGTCGCTCAGTTATGAAATGTTCTTTTATATCATTGCAGGCTTAATATGGTTTACCTATCGCAGTTCGAAAATTCGCACATACGGAAAATATAGCTTGTATACATTGATGTTCTTCAGCAGTGTGGTAATTGTGTATTTTCATCGGGATGCGCTTTTCTTTGTTGTAGGTGTTGCGGCGTACTACAGTCAAACGAAATGGAAGCGAAGTGGGGAACGACATAAAGCATTATATTTGGATGGAATGATATATCTTGTGGCCATTTATGCTGCTTTTCATGTGATGAAAGCCCCACTCGCGGTAGCATTAGGATTAAGTTTTCTCCTATTTCGTACGATCATCATGGAATATGGGCTATTGTCTCTCATTCTGCGAACAAAACTGATGAATTATTTGGGTAAAATAAGCTTCAGTCTATATATGTGGCATACGATGGTGATGTTTCCATTGAAGAAGCTCATGCCGAAGCTGAGCAGTTTAATGGATTCCTCTTCTACGAGCTTTGTCCTTTATATGCTAATGTCATTGGTTCTGTCGTTGATTGTCTCACATCTTTCCTACAATTATATTGAAACGCGGTTTACGAGGAAGAAAGTGGAGAGTTCGGCAAACTCAAGCATTACACCATACTTTTAA